In one Oceanococcus atlanticus genomic region, the following are encoded:
- a CDS encoding penicillin-binding protein 1A: MRLIKYLFIFGLVCGVLAAIGVAGVVWHFSQDLPSTEGLRDVRLQVPLRIYSADNQLIGEYGAERREPLAYQEIPDPLIKAFLAAEDDRFFKHPGVDYQGLLRAAWVLALTGEKAQGGSTITMQLARNFFLSSEKSYVRKVREILLALQMERQLSKQEILTFYLNKIFLGHRAYGIGAAAKVYYGKELPDLSLAQMAMIAGLPKAPSRYNPISGPQRALLRRNYVLRRMRELEYIDDAAYQTALDEPISAELRRATIDLEAHYVAEYARGRIINQFGLDAYTSGIEVVTTIHAKPQRAAVAALRKNLIDYDLRHGYRGPEAQLGDLGQELDGLDGAELETVLGPMLEEFSSVGGLEPALVLAVDESTIRVWSSDSGVLTLDANEQPYEKLDQVLTHGDLVRLKAADAEDGKTSWSLAQVPEVQGALVSIDPQNGAVLAMAGGFDYFASKFNRAMQAQRQPGSSFKPFVYSAALENGFTPATVINDAPVVFHDAALGGAWRPQNYSGRFYGPTPLRTGLYNSRNLVAIRVLEGAGLDTVRNYVTRFGFERDRIPRDLSMALGTGVFSPLEMAGGFAVFANGGYRVEPYLIEQVRTAEGEVLHQALPPSVCEAACQRERDAELKAQAEMTEVREALGTSALQGEVQEMVFPPAAERVISEANAYVMTDMLRDVVQRGTARRARQLGRNDLAGKTGTTNDQIDAWFCGFNARHVAVSWVGFDDIKPLGSRETGSRAALPMWIDYMGVALDGVPSQVRPQPAGVVSARIDPETGMLASYGSANAQFEIFIEGKLPEAADYGYAAQDGVTVEGAPPSREDELLEDIF; encoded by the coding sequence ATGCGTTTGATCAAATATCTGTTCATCTTCGGTCTTGTCTGCGGTGTTCTCGCCGCTATCGGCGTGGCTGGTGTGGTGTGGCATTTCTCTCAGGACTTGCCGTCAACCGAAGGCTTGAGAGATGTCCGTTTGCAAGTCCCACTGCGGATTTATTCCGCGGATAACCAGCTAATAGGCGAATACGGTGCGGAGCGCCGCGAACCCCTGGCCTATCAGGAGATTCCTGATCCGTTGATCAAGGCCTTTCTGGCCGCGGAAGATGACCGCTTCTTCAAGCACCCCGGGGTGGATTACCAGGGCCTGCTGCGTGCGGCCTGGGTGCTTGCCCTGACAGGCGAGAAGGCCCAGGGCGGCAGCACCATTACGATGCAGTTGGCACGCAATTTTTTCCTCAGCTCGGAGAAAAGCTATGTGCGCAAAGTGCGTGAAATCCTGCTCGCATTGCAGATGGAGCGCCAGCTCAGCAAGCAAGAAATCCTGACGTTTTACCTGAACAAGATTTTCCTCGGCCACCGCGCCTACGGGATCGGTGCAGCAGCCAAGGTGTATTACGGCAAAGAGCTGCCGGACCTGAGCCTGGCGCAGATGGCAATGATCGCCGGTTTGCCCAAAGCGCCATCACGCTACAACCCGATATCCGGTCCGCAACGTGCCCTGTTACGTCGCAACTATGTGCTGCGGCGTATGCGCGAGTTGGAGTACATCGATGATGCGGCATACCAGACGGCGCTGGACGAGCCAATCAGTGCGGAACTGCGGCGTGCCACCATCGATCTGGAAGCGCATTACGTGGCCGAGTATGCGCGAGGGCGCATCATCAACCAGTTTGGTCTGGACGCCTACACCAGTGGCATCGAGGTTGTGACGACCATTCATGCCAAGCCGCAGCGTGCAGCCGTTGCGGCCTTGCGCAAAAATCTCATTGACTACGATTTGCGCCATGGCTACCGAGGTCCGGAAGCGCAGCTCGGCGATCTTGGGCAGGAACTCGATGGGCTCGATGGGGCTGAGCTGGAAACCGTGCTTGGCCCGATGCTGGAGGAATTTTCCTCCGTTGGTGGTTTGGAGCCCGCCTTGGTGCTGGCCGTGGATGAGTCAACGATTCGGGTCTGGTCGAGCGACAGTGGCGTGTTGACCTTGGATGCCAACGAGCAGCCTTATGAAAAGCTTGATCAGGTGCTGACGCATGGTGATCTGGTTCGCCTGAAGGCGGCCGATGCAGAGGATGGCAAGACAAGCTGGTCCTTGGCGCAGGTTCCTGAAGTACAGGGTGCGTTGGTGTCGATAGATCCGCAAAACGGCGCAGTGCTGGCGATGGCCGGTGGCTTTGATTATTTCGCCAGCAAGTTCAACCGCGCGATGCAGGCCCAGCGTCAGCCGGGCTCATCCTTCAAGCCGTTCGTTTACTCTGCCGCGCTTGAGAACGGGTTTACCCCGGCAACCGTCATCAATGATGCGCCTGTCGTTTTCCATGATGCGGCCTTGGGGGGCGCATGGCGCCCTCAAAACTACAGTGGTCGCTTCTACGGCCCCACACCGTTGCGCACCGGTTTGTACAACTCGCGTAATCTGGTGGCGATCCGGGTGCTGGAAGGTGCGGGCCTGGATACCGTGCGCAATTATGTAACGCGCTTTGGCTTTGAGCGCGACCGTATCCCGCGTGATCTGTCCATGGCGCTGGGCACCGGGGTCTTCAGTCCACTGGAGATGGCCGGTGGCTTTGCTGTCTTTGCCAACGGTGGTTATCGCGTTGAGCCTTATCTGATTGAACAGGTGCGAACAGCTGAGGGCGAGGTCTTGCATCAAGCTTTGCCACCCAGCGTGTGCGAGGCAGCGTGCCAGCGTGAGCGCGATGCCGAGCTTAAGGCTCAGGCAGAAATGACCGAGGTGCGCGAGGCACTGGGAACCAGCGCGTTGCAGGGTGAGGTGCAGGAGATGGTTTTTCCGCCCGCAGCTGAGCGCGTCATCAGCGAGGCCAATGCTTATGTGATGACGGACATGCTGCGTGATGTCGTGCAACGCGGCACTGCGCGTCGTGCGCGTCAGCTTGGGCGCAACGATCTGGCTGGAAAAACCGGCACCACCAACGATCAGATCGATGCATGGTTCTGTGGCTTCAATGCGCGCCATGTTGCGGTGTCATGGGTTGGCTTTGACGACATCAAGCCTCTGGGCTCGCGTGAGACCGGCAGTCGTGCTGCGTTGCCCATGTGGATTGACTACATGGGTGTCGCCCTCGATGGTGTTCCCAGCCAGGTGCGACCGCAACCGGCCGGTGTGGTCAGCGCACGCATCGACCCGGAAACCGGCATGCTCGCATCCTACGGCTCGGCCAACGCGCAATTCGAGATCTTTATCGAAGGCAAGCTGCCCGAGGCCGCTGATTATGGTTACGCCGCGCAGGATGGCGTGACCGTCGAAGGCGCGCCGCCGAGCCGTGAAGATGAGCTGCTTGAGGATATTTTTTGA
- a CDS encoding citrate synthase, translating to MMSDSKFVLTSPEGQNTDLPLVEGTLGPKAVDVRGLYGATGTFTYDPSFNSTCSCDSAITYIDGGQGVLLYRGYPVDQLANNSSFIEVCYLLLYGELPSAAQLEEFDQAIRYHTMFNESLRSFFNGFRYDAHPMAMMAGVVASLSAFYHDTTNINDPEHRNIFARRMIAKIPTIAAAAYKRSIGQPFMYPQNNLDYCSNLLHMLFAVPAEAYEVDPVAAKALDVLFILHADHEQNASTSTVRLAGSTGCNPYAAIAAGITALWGPAHGGANEAVLRMLDQIGDISNADKFIAKAKDKNDPFRLMGFGHRVYKNFDPRATIIREHCHKVLSHLGMENDPKFELAMKLEQVALEDDYFKEKKLYPNVDFYSGIIYKALGIPVSMMTPMFAIARTVGWAAHWQEMTADPGNRIGRPRQIYTGSPRRDYVDIKQR from the coding sequence ATGATGAGCGACAGCAAATTCGTCCTTACCAGCCCGGAAGGTCAAAACACCGACCTGCCTCTGGTCGAGGGTACTCTGGGACCCAAAGCGGTTGATGTACGTGGCCTGTATGGCGCCACCGGCACCTTCACCTACGACCCCAGCTTCAACTCGACCTGCAGCTGCGACTCGGCCATCACCTACATCGACGGTGGCCAGGGCGTGTTGCTGTACCGTGGCTATCCGGTCGACCAGCTGGCCAACAACTCCAGCTTCATCGAAGTCTGCTACCTGCTGCTTTACGGTGAGCTGCCGAGCGCCGCGCAACTGGAAGAGTTCGACCAGGCGATCCGCTACCACACGATGTTCAATGAGTCGCTGCGCAGCTTCTTCAACGGCTTCCGCTACGACGCACACCCGATGGCCATGATGGCTGGCGTGGTCGCTTCGCTGTCTGCGTTCTACCACGACACCACCAACATCAACGATCCCGAGCATCGCAACATCTTTGCGCGCCGCATGATCGCCAAGATTCCGACCATCGCCGCCGCGGCTTACAAGCGCTCGATCGGTCAGCCGTTCATGTACCCGCAGAACAACCTCGACTACTGCTCCAACCTGCTGCACATGCTGTTTGCGGTGCCGGCAGAAGCGTATGAAGTCGACCCGGTCGCGGCCAAGGCCCTGGATGTGCTGTTCATCCTGCACGCTGACCACGAGCAGAACGCCTCCACCTCGACGGTGCGTCTGGCCGGCTCCACCGGCTGTAATCCGTACGCCGCGATTGCCGCAGGCATCACCGCCCTGTGGGGCCCGGCTCACGGCGGCGCCAACGAAGCCGTGCTGCGCATGCTGGATCAGATCGGCGATATTTCCAACGCCGACAAATTCATCGCCAAGGCCAAGGACAAGAACGATCCGTTCCGCCTGATGGGCTTCGGCCATCGTGTGTACAAGAACTTCGATCCGCGCGCCACCATCATCCGCGAGCATTGCCACAAAGTGTTGTCGCACCTGGGCATGGAAAACGATCCCAAGTTCGAACTGGCCATGAAGCTGGAACAGGTCGCACTGGAAGATGATTACTTCAAGGAGAAGAAGCTCTACCCGAACGTCGACTTCTACTCCGGCATCATCTACAAAGCGCTGGGCATTCCGGTCTCAATGATGACCCCGATGTTCGCCATTGCCCGCACCGTGGGCTGGGCTGCGCACTGGCAGGAAATGACCGCCGACCCGGGCAACCGCATCGGGCGTCCGCGTCAGATCTACACCGGCAGTCCGCGCCGCGACTACGTCGACATCAAGCAGCGCTAA
- a CDS encoding malic enzyme-like NAD(P)-binding protein, whose amino-acid sequence MTDNPRKQAALDYHEKPRPGKLAIAVTKPFTTPAELALAYTPGVAEPVRAIMAEPADAYRYTSKGNLVAVISDGSAVLGLGKAGALASKPVMEGKAVLFKKFADVDVFDIEVESETPEQFIDTVARIGVTFGGINLEDIAAPHCFEIEKALQERLDIPVFHDDQHGTAIIVAAGLLNALELQGKRIEDVRIVCLGAGAAGMASLRLCQALGAARDNMFVIDRAGVIYDDRDNLPDYKAEFARSGDGPRTLSEAMHGADVFIGVSGPGLVDADMIASMAEKPVVFALSNPTPEILPEVAQSVRADLIMATGRSDYPNQVNNVLGFPFIFRGALDVHAKTINQAMHLAAVEALRALAHEPVPRTVLDAYDRESWSFGPDYIIPTPLDPRLIDVVPNAVARAAVESGAARAPYPAHYQDN is encoded by the coding sequence ATGACCGACAACCCCCGCAAACAAGCCGCACTCGATTACCACGAGAAACCGCGACCGGGGAAACTCGCCATCGCGGTGACCAAGCCGTTCACTACGCCGGCCGAACTGGCTCTGGCCTACACGCCTGGTGTGGCCGAGCCGGTGCGAGCCATCATGGCCGAACCGGCGGATGCGTACCGTTATACCTCCAAGGGTAATCTGGTCGCTGTCATCAGTGACGGCTCAGCCGTGCTCGGCCTGGGCAAAGCCGGCGCACTGGCGTCAAAGCCGGTGATGGAAGGCAAGGCGGTGCTGTTCAAGAAATTCGCCGATGTCGACGTGTTCGACATCGAAGTCGAATCCGAAACGCCGGAACAGTTCATCGACACCGTGGCGCGCATTGGCGTGACCTTTGGCGGCATCAATCTTGAAGACATTGCGGCACCGCATTGCTTCGAGATCGAAAAAGCGCTGCAGGAACGCCTCGACATCCCGGTCTTTCATGACGACCAGCACGGCACCGCGATCATTGTTGCCGCCGGCCTGCTGAATGCGCTGGAACTGCAAGGCAAGCGCATTGAAGATGTGCGCATCGTGTGCCTGGGTGCCGGCGCCGCCGGCATGGCCTCGTTGCGCCTGTGTCAGGCGCTGGGCGCGGCCCGCGACAACATGTTCGTGATCGATCGCGCCGGCGTGATCTATGACGATCGCGACAACCTGCCCGATTACAAGGCCGAGTTTGCGCGCAGCGGTGACGGCCCACGCACCCTGAGCGAAGCCATGCACGGCGCCGACGTGTTCATCGGCGTGTCTGGCCCCGGACTGGTTGATGCCGACATGATCGCCAGCATGGCCGAAAAGCCCGTGGTGTTCGCACTGTCGAACCCGACCCCGGAAATCCTGCCGGAAGTGGCACAAAGCGTGCGTGCCGATCTGATCATGGCAACCGGTCGCAGCGACTACCCCAATCAGGTCAACAACGTACTGGGCTTCCCGTTCATTTTTCGCGGCGCCCTCGACGTGCACGCCAAGACCATCAACCAGGCCATGCATCTGGCCGCGGTCGAAGCCCTGCGGGCGCTGGCGCACGAACCGGTTCCGCGCACCGTGCTGGACGCCTACGACCGCGAAAGCTGGTCGTTCGGTCCGGACTACATTATTCCCACGCCGCTGGATCCGCGTCTGATCGACGTGGTACCCAACGCCGTGGCGCGCGCCGCCGTAGAGTCTGGCGCCGCCCGCGCACCCTACCCGGCGCATTACCAAGACAACTGA
- the rpmE gene encoding 50S ribosomal protein L31, with protein MKPDIHPQYAAIQVTCSCGNKFETRSTMGEDLQIEVCSECHPFYTGKQKVLDSGGRVSKFRERYGS; from the coding sequence ATGAAACCCGATATCCATCCCCAGTATGCGGCCATTCAGGTCACCTGCAGCTGCGGAAACAAATTCGAAACCCGCTCCACCATGGGCGAAGATCTGCAGATCGAAGTGTGCTCGGAATGCCATCCGTTCTACACCGGTAAGCAGAAGGTCCTGGACTCCGGTGGTCGCGTGTCCAAGTTCCGCGAACGTTACGGCTCCTAA
- the hemW gene encoding radical SAM family heme chaperone HemW gives MPSPHLPLTVYVHLPWCVRKCPYCDFNSHAGQPDEQRYVDALIRDLDFELQSRAQWPRVQAVFFGGGTPSLFSGEAIARIVAALRQRLDIADDTEITLEANPGTADAAHFAGYRRGGVNRLSIGVQSFDDAQLQQLGRIHTASAAQHAYALAREAGFDNINLDLMHGLPGQGFAQAMDDLERAIDLRPEHISWYQLTIEEGTAFAQHPPELPDNDAQADIEDAGLARLTRAGYRRYEVSAFAQTGRRAAHNLNYWRFGDYLGLGAGAHGKLSFSQGVRRRARLRSPQKYMAGAGSAAALARESWPDAQELISEFALNTLRIDGAFSRARFERTTGLDFAVLRPAIDEACALGLMRTKENQITRTPLGRRHLNRLLECFAEISAFQ, from the coding sequence GTGCGCAAATGCCCCTACTGTGATTTCAACTCACACGCCGGGCAGCCCGACGAGCAGCGCTATGTTGATGCCCTGATTCGCGATCTCGATTTCGAACTGCAAAGCCGGGCTCAGTGGCCACGCGTGCAGGCGGTGTTTTTTGGTGGCGGCACTCCCAGCCTGTTCAGTGGCGAGGCCATCGCCCGCATCGTGGCGGCGCTGCGTCAGCGTCTGGATATCGCCGATGACACCGAGATCACGCTCGAGGCCAACCCCGGCACCGCCGATGCCGCGCACTTCGCCGGTTATCGCCGTGGCGGGGTCAACCGCCTGTCGATCGGGGTGCAGAGTTTCGATGATGCCCAACTGCAGCAACTCGGCCGTATCCACACCGCCAGTGCTGCGCAACACGCCTATGCGCTGGCCCGCGAGGCCGGATTCGACAATATCAATCTCGACCTCATGCACGGTCTGCCGGGGCAAGGTTTTGCCCAGGCCATGGACGACCTTGAGCGCGCCATCGACCTCCGCCCTGAACATATCTCCTGGTACCAGCTGACCATCGAAGAAGGCACCGCATTCGCCCAGCACCCTCCTGAGCTGCCGGACAACGATGCCCAGGCTGACATCGAGGATGCCGGCCTGGCCAGACTCACCCGCGCCGGCTATCGGCGCTATGAGGTCTCGGCCTTCGCGCAAACCGGTCGCCGTGCAGCCCACAACCTCAATTACTGGCGCTTCGGCGACTACCTGGGCCTGGGCGCGGGGGCACACGGCAAGCTCAGCTTCAGCCAGGGCGTACGCCGTCGTGCGCGCCTGCGCTCACCGCAAAAATACATGGCCGGGGCCGGCAGCGCGGCGGCGCTGGCGCGTGAAAGCTGGCCCGATGCGCAAGAGTTGATCAGCGAATTTGCGCTCAACACGCTGCGTATCGATGGGGCGTTCAGTCGCGCCCGTTTTGAGCGCACCACCGGTCTCGACTTCGCCGTGCTGAGGCCGGCCATCGATGAGGCCTGTGCGCTGGGATTGATGCGCACCAAGGAAAATCAGATCACCCGCACACCGCTGGGGCGGCGCCATCTGAACCGCCTGCTCGAATGCTTTGCCGAAATCAGCGCATTTCAGTAG